In Phaeobacter gallaeciensis DSM 26640, a genomic segment contains:
- a CDS encoding OmpA family protein encodes MVSQLLRSSTALAVIISLSLPIAAPAQSKSGPTDLSQMAPEEITQAVQRCLRWLKNGRISPEGEILKGKGKGAKAKFCQAYVTGELDADLDPALASSALMAGAEQAEAAPAAGEQAEPAAPTEAEQAATPVDPAPEPATEAAPSQTAQTEAPAETSETAAEQNADETTAEAETPVESVANDGVNTAANAEAGAAAPEDTTEAETTSDTELAAALAEAEAGTDAAPASEPEPEPEVEPLDSQAQADALAEDEADDDSAAAAASADTTGEAEVVEETVTEDTARSSDEEFETAVNTPAAEAETTAEAETVAPTENSAAAAPAAEEDDGLSKLQKAALLGLGAVAIGQLLKQGETVVTNSGDRAVVEQNGQYRVIKNDDALLRQPGSNVTTYKFKDGSTRTVVVREDGAEVETIRARDGRVLRRTRTLTDGSSVVLFDDTQRADNVVVSELPTAAPRRSAFSSDTIDTDELALALAAKEAPAISRRFSLRQIRNIDAVRQLVPEITVQSINFETGSSVIRAAEAEELAALGNALREMIAQNPQEVFLIEGHTDAVGAAPFNLALSDRRAESVALALTEYFKVPPENMVVQGYGETDLAVVTQRAERANRRAAVRRITPLLQGGS; translated from the coding sequence ATGGTTTCGCAGCTTCTCAGATCCTCGACCGCGCTGGCGGTCATCATCTCTCTCAGTCTTCCGATTGCTGCCCCCGCGCAGTCGAAATCGGGTCCGACCGACCTCAGCCAGATGGCCCCTGAGGAAATCACCCAGGCGGTGCAACGCTGCCTGCGATGGCTCAAGAATGGGCGCATCAGCCCCGAAGGGGAGATCCTGAAGGGCAAAGGAAAAGGGGCGAAAGCCAAGTTCTGCCAAGCCTATGTCACCGGTGAATTGGACGCGGATTTGGATCCTGCCCTTGCGTCCTCCGCACTGATGGCAGGCGCTGAACAGGCTGAGGCCGCACCTGCGGCGGGCGAACAGGCCGAGCCAGCAGCCCCGACCGAGGCTGAGCAGGCCGCCACTCCGGTTGACCCGGCCCCAGAACCCGCCACAGAGGCTGCCCCATCTCAGACCGCGCAGACCGAAGCTCCGGCCGAGACGTCAGAGACAGCCGCTGAACAGAACGCAGATGAAACCACCGCAGAGGCAGAGACTCCGGTGGAGTCGGTCGCCAATGATGGGGTGAACACAGCGGCCAACGCCGAGGCAGGCGCCGCCGCGCCAGAGGATACGACTGAGGCCGAAACCACCTCCGACACCGAACTGGCCGCAGCGCTGGCAGAGGCAGAGGCCGGGACCGACGCTGCACCTGCGTCCGAGCCTGAACCTGAACCCGAGGTCGAACCGCTCGACAGTCAGGCGCAGGCCGATGCGCTGGCGGAAGATGAGGCCGATGATGACAGCGCCGCCGCCGCCGCGAGCGCTGACACCACCGGAGAGGCTGAGGTGGTGGAAGAAACCGTGACAGAAGACACCGCACGCAGCTCCGATGAGGAGTTTGAGACCGCCGTCAACACGCCCGCTGCCGAGGCTGAAACCACCGCAGAGGCTGAAACTGTTGCGCCGACGGAGAATAGCGCAGCTGCGGCCCCGGCCGCAGAGGAGGACGACGGCCTCAGCAAGCTGCAGAAGGCCGCGCTTCTGGGGCTTGGTGCCGTTGCCATTGGCCAGCTGCTGAAGCAGGGCGAAACCGTGGTGACCAACTCCGGTGACCGTGCGGTGGTGGAACAAAACGGCCAGTACCGGGTGATCAAGAATGACGACGCCCTGCTGCGCCAGCCCGGCAGCAATGTCACCACGTATAAGTTCAAGGACGGTTCCACCCGCACCGTTGTCGTGCGCGAAGACGGGGCGGAGGTTGAAACCATCCGCGCCCGCGATGGCCGCGTCTTGCGCCGCACCCGCACGCTCACCGATGGCAGCAGCGTTGTGCTGTTCGATGACACCCAGCGCGCCGACAATGTGGTAGTCTCCGAACTGCCCACCGCCGCCCCGCGCAGGTCCGCCTTCAGCAGCGATACGATTGACACAGATGAGCTGGCGCTGGCGCTCGCCGCCAAGGAAGCCCCCGCCATCAGCCGCCGCTTCTCCCTGCGCCAGATCCGCAATATCGACGCGGTGCGCCAACTGGTCCCGGAAATCACTGTGCAGTCGATCAACTTTGAAACCGGATCGTCTGTGATCCGCGCAGCAGAGGCCGAAGAACTGGCGGCGCTGGGCAATGCGCTGCGCGAGATGATCGCGCAGAACCCGCAGGAGGTGTTCCTGATCGAAGGCCACACGGATGCGGTCGGTGCCGCCCCCTTTAACCTCGCACTGTCAGATCGCCGCGCCGAAAGTGTCGCATTGGCTCTGACCGAGTATTTCAAGGTGCCGCCCGAAAATATGGTGGTCCAGGGCTATGGTGAGACCGATCTGGCGGTGGTGACGCAACGCGCCGAGCGCGCCAATCGCCGCGCCGCCGTGCGCCGGATCACGCCGCTTCTGCAAGGCGGCAGCTGA
- a CDS encoding orotate phosphoribosyltransferase — MIPSSYPSREEIARLSARMLLEIGAVNFNTDTPYTLASGLPSPSYIDCRKLISFPRIRTTLMDFLTVTVMRNAGFEAFDNIAGGETAGIPFGALVAERMALPMTYVRKKPKGYGRNARIEGVMTEDQRVLLVEDMTTDGGSKLSFVDAIRETGATCGHTAVIFYYDIFPETTQRLGDHGVELHYLCTWWDVLAEAKAQKSFSAETLDEVENFLKDPRAWQEAHKSA; from the coding sequence ATGATCCCCTCCTCCTACCCCTCCCGCGAAGAAATCGCCCGTCTCTCTGCCCGCATGTTGCTGGAAATCGGCGCGGTGAATTTCAACACCGACACGCCGTATACGCTGGCCTCCGGCCTGCCCTCGCCCAGCTATATCGACTGCCGCAAGCTGATCTCCTTTCCGCGCATCCGCACCACGCTGATGGATTTTCTGACTGTCACGGTGATGCGCAACGCGGGTTTTGAGGCGTTTGACAATATCGCGGGCGGCGAAACCGCAGGCATCCCCTTTGGCGCATTGGTGGCGGAACGCATGGCGCTGCCGATGACCTATGTGCGCAAAAAACCAAAGGGCTATGGCCGCAATGCCCGCATTGAAGGCGTGATGACCGAGGATCAGCGGGTTCTGCTGGTAGAAGACATGACCACCGATGGTGGCTCCAAACTGTCCTTCGTGGACGCGATCCGCGAGACCGGCGCCACCTGCGGCCATACCGCGGTAATCTTCTATTACGACATCTTCCCCGAAACCACCCAGCGCCTCGGCGACCACGGTGTTGAACTGCATTACCTGTGCACCTGGTGGGATGTCCTGGCCGAAGCCAAGGCGCAGAAAAGCTTCAGCGCCGAAACGCTGGATGAGGTGGAAAACTTCCTGAAAGATCCACGGGCCTGGCAGGAAGCGCATAAATCCGCCTGA
- the alr gene encoding alanine racemase, with protein sequence MTTARLTLNLDALVTNWRNLDALTNCETAAVVKANGYGLDAGRVGKALAKAGARNFFVAMAEEGVALRRAIGPGPGISVFAGHMEGDAKLLRDFQLTPMLNSLDQMLRHFESLPGHPFGVQLDTGMNRLGMEAAEWAAVRDIALSQGPVLLMSHLACADEASHPMNAQQLQTFVQMTDGLELPRSLAATGGLLLGRNYHFDLCRPGIGLYGGQPYGDALPVATLDLPVIQIRSLDPGETVGYGNSWTAQRPSRIATVAAGYADGLHRALGSGQIQVYAGDTPCPVVGRVSMDLITVDVTDLGDDPSHLSILNERQTVDTLAQAAGTIGYEILTSLGSRYARSYTG encoded by the coding sequence ATGACGACTGCTAGACTGACACTGAACCTGGATGCGCTGGTGACCAACTGGCGCAATCTCGATGCGCTGACCAATTGCGAAACCGCCGCAGTGGTCAAGGCCAACGGCTATGGGCTGGACGCAGGCCGCGTCGGCAAGGCGCTGGCCAAGGCGGGCGCGCGCAATTTCTTCGTGGCGATGGCAGAGGAAGGCGTGGCGCTGCGCCGCGCCATTGGCCCCGGCCCCGGCATTTCGGTGTTTGCCGGCCACATGGAGGGCGACGCAAAGCTGCTGCGCGATTTCCAGCTGACGCCGATGCTGAATTCACTCGACCAGATGCTGCGCCATTTCGAGAGCCTGCCGGGCCATCCCTTTGGAGTGCAGCTTGATACCGGGATGAACCGTCTCGGCATGGAGGCTGCCGAATGGGCCGCTGTCCGCGACATTGCCCTCAGCCAGGGTCCGGTTCTGTTGATGTCGCATCTGGCCTGCGCCGATGAGGCCTCGCACCCGATGAACGCCCAGCAGCTCCAGACATTTGTCCAGATGACCGACGGGCTGGAGCTGCCCCGTTCCCTCGCCGCCACCGGCGGTTTGCTGCTGGGGCGCAACTATCACTTTGACCTCTGTCGTCCGGGCATCGGTCTTTATGGCGGGCAGCCCTATGGCGATGCGCTGCCGGTGGCCACGCTCGACCTGCCGGTGATCCAGATCCGCAGCCTCGATCCCGGTGAAACCGTAGGCTATGGCAACAGCTGGACGGCGCAGCGCCCCAGCCGCATTGCAACCGTCGCCGCAGGCTATGCCGATGGTCTGCACCGCGCACTGGGCAGCGGCCAGATCCAGGTCTACGCAGGCGACACGCCCTGCCCGGTGGTCGGCCGCGTTTCGATGGATCTGATCACCGTCGATGTCACCGACCTTGGCGACGACCCCAGCCACCTCAGCATCCTCAACGAGCGCCAGACCGTGGATACGCTGGCACAGGCTGCGGGCACCATCGGCTATGAAATTCTCACCTCCCTCGGCAGCCGCTACGCACGGAGCTATACCGGATGA
- a CDS encoding MlaE family ABC transporter permease, with translation MSMSSRLSPLSLIARLGQLVLGGLGAVGRVTLFGLSTFSHMLRPPYYPRELLTALLQVGWLSLPVVGLTAIFTGAALALQIYAGGARFNAEAVVPQIVAIGMVRELGPVLVGLMIAARVTSSIAAEIATMKVTEQIDALVTLSTHPMKYLVAPRVLAALITVPVLVAVGDIIGIMGGYVVATQNLGFNPAAYLKNTVDFLELRDIVSSLVKGAAFGTIAATMGCYYGMQSGRGAQGVGRATKGSVEAAAVLILAANFVLTGIFFSL, from the coding sequence ATGAGCATGTCCTCGCGTCTTTCGCCCCTCAGCCTGATTGCGCGGCTGGGACAACTGGTGCTGGGGGGACTCGGCGCTGTGGGGCGGGTGACGCTCTTCGGCCTGTCGACATTCAGCCATATGCTGCGCCCCCCCTACTATCCGCGCGAGCTGCTCACTGCGCTGTTGCAGGTGGGCTGGCTGTCGCTGCCGGTGGTGGGCCTCACCGCGATTTTTACAGGTGCCGCACTCGCCTTGCAGATCTATGCGGGCGGCGCACGTTTCAACGCCGAGGCTGTGGTGCCGCAGATCGTCGCCATTGGCATGGTGCGCGAACTCGGGCCGGTGCTGGTCGGTCTGATGATTGCCGCGCGCGTCACCTCCTCCATCGCGGCTGAAATCGCCACTATGAAAGTCACCGAACAGATTGACGCGCTGGTCACACTTTCCACGCATCCGATGAAATACCTGGTGGCGCCCCGCGTTCTGGCCGCGCTGATCACGGTGCCGGTGCTGGTGGCCGTTGGCGACATTATCGGCATCATGGGCGGCTATGTGGTTGCGACGCAGAACCTGGGCTTCAATCCGGCGGCTTACCTGAAGAACACCGTCGATTTCCTTGAGCTGCGCGATATCGTCTCCTCGCTGGTCAAGGGGGCGGCCTTCGGTACCATCGCCGCCACCATGGGCTGCTACTATGGCATGCAATCAGGACGCGGCGCGCAAGGCGTGGGCCGCGCCACCAAAGGGTCGGTTGAGGCCGCAGCCGTCCTGATCCTTGCCGCCAATTTCGTCCTCACAGGGATTTTCTTCTCGCTATGA
- a CDS encoding replicative DNA helicase, translating to MNDITPFDPNLPAAPEPSTNGEATGDDASILPHSVEAEQQLLGAILTNNDVYDRIASIITSAHFYDPVHARIYEIAAARISKNALASPVTLKAFMEDDEGLKELGGPAYLAKLAGASISAFAVRDYAQMIYDLAIRRELIALGRSIADKARRVDVASEPKEQIVEAEQSLYKLAEQGQTESGFKSFLKAVTEAVNVTNEAYQRGGGMAGISTGLADLDKQLGGLHPSDLLILAGRPSMGKTSLATNIAFNVAKAYKRGQKPDGTEGAVDGGVVGFFSLEMSAEQLAGRILAEASEISSHKIRQGDMTEEEFRRFVQAAKDLESCPLFIDDTPALPISQLAARARRLKRTHGLDLLVIDYLQLCRGMADNRVNEIAEISMGMKAIAKELNIPVVALSQLSRQVESREDKRPQLSDLRESGSIEQDADVVMFVFREEYYKEREKPGDHELDKMEEWKQAMERLHAKAEVIVGKQRHGPIGTVELAFEAQFTRFGNLAKAWQQDHAPEY from the coding sequence ATGAACGATATTACGCCATTTGACCCGAACCTACCGGCCGCACCGGAGCCTTCCACCAATGGCGAGGCGACGGGCGACGACGCCAGCATCCTGCCGCACTCCGTTGAGGCTGAACAGCAGCTGCTGGGCGCCATCCTGACCAACAATGATGTCTATGATCGCATCGCCTCGATCATCACCTCGGCGCATTTCTACGACCCGGTACATGCCCGCATCTATGAGATTGCCGCCGCGCGGATTTCCAAGAATGCGCTGGCCTCACCCGTCACGCTGAAGGCCTTCATGGAGGATGACGAAGGCCTGAAGGAGTTGGGCGGCCCGGCCTATCTGGCAAAACTCGCCGGGGCCTCGATCTCGGCCTTTGCGGTGCGCGACTATGCGCAGATGATCTATGATCTGGCGATCCGGCGCGAGCTGATCGCGTTGGGGCGCAGCATTGCGGACAAGGCGCGCCGGGTCGATGTGGCCTCTGAGCCCAAGGAACAGATCGTCGAGGCAGAACAGTCGCTTTATAAACTGGCAGAACAGGGCCAGACCGAAAGCGGTTTTAAATCCTTCCTCAAGGCCGTCACCGAAGCGGTCAATGTCACCAATGAGGCCTATCAGCGTGGCGGCGGCATGGCCGGGATTTCCACCGGGCTGGCCGATCTCGACAAACAGCTGGGCGGTCTGCACCCGTCGGACCTGTTGATCCTGGCGGGGCGTCCCTCGATGGGGAAAACCTCGCTTGCGACCAATATCGCCTTCAACGTCGCCAAAGCCTATAAGCGCGGGCAGAAACCCGATGGCACCGAAGGGGCCGTGGATGGCGGCGTCGTTGGCTTCTTCTCTCTGGAAATGAGTGCCGAGCAGCTGGCAGGTCGTATTCTGGCCGAAGCCTCCGAGATTTCCTCCCATAAGATCCGCCAAGGCGACATGACCGAGGAAGAGTTCCGCCGCTTTGTTCAGGCCGCCAAGGATCTTGAGAGCTGCCCGCTGTTCATCGACGACACCCCCGCCCTGCCAATCTCGCAGCTGGCGGCCCGCGCGCGTCGCCTGAAACGGACCCATGGGCTGGATCTGCTGGTCATCGACTATCTCCAGCTCTGCCGCGGTATGGCCGATAACAGGGTGAATGAAATCGCGGAGATTTCCATGGGGATGAAAGCCATCGCCAAGGAGTTGAACATCCCGGTGGTCGCCCTTTCCCAGCTGTCGCGTCAGGTCGAAAGCCGCGAAGACAAACGCCCGCAGCTGTCGGACCTGCGGGAATCCGGCTCGATCGAGCAGGACGCCGACGTCGTGATGTTCGTATTCCGCGAGGAATACTACAAAGAGCGGGAAAAACCCGGTGATCACGAGCTGGACAAGATGGAAGAGTGGAAGCAGGCGATGGAACGGCTGCACGCCAAGGCCGAGGTTATCGTCGGCAAGCAGCGTCACGGCCCCATCGGCACGGTTGAGCTGGCCTTTGAGGCGCAGTTCACCCGCTTTGGCAACCTCGCCAAGGCGTGGCAGCAGGATCACGCGCCGGAGTATTGA
- a CDS encoding AAA family ATPase — MSQQTKTSQPEIASHSVRSHVQEGARDLPGSIDAVETLLTEAGYVADRGLATVVFLSLRLGRPLFLEGEAGVGKTEIAKTLAAALGRRLIRLQCYEGLDASSAVYEWNFAAQMIAIRAAEAGSDAPRDRAALQAELFSDDYLIRRPLLEAMQPDPAGAPILLIDELDRTDEPFEAFLLEALSDFQVTIPELGTIKAPEPPIVILTSNRTREVHDALKRRCLYHWVDYPDFDREMEILTARAPGLAPRLSQEVVAFVQALRTEDLFKHPGIAETIDWANCLLALDVIDLSPEVIADTLGAILKYQDDISRLQGSEAKRILDQARATLGPA, encoded by the coding sequence ATGTCGCAGCAGACGAAGACGAGCCAGCCGGAGATCGCCAGTCACTCTGTCAGATCCCATGTGCAGGAAGGTGCGCGGGATCTACCTGGCTCCATCGATGCAGTGGAAACGCTACTGACGGAGGCCGGGTATGTTGCGGATCGGGGGCTGGCGACGGTGGTATTTCTGTCGCTGCGACTTGGTCGGCCCCTGTTTCTTGAGGGTGAGGCCGGGGTGGGTAAGACCGAGATCGCCAAGACCCTCGCCGCCGCGCTGGGCCGTCGCTTGATCCGGTTGCAGTGCTACGAAGGGCTGGATGCGTCAAGCGCGGTCTATGAATGGAACTTCGCCGCCCAGATGATCGCCATCCGCGCCGCCGAGGCCGGTAGTGACGCCCCCCGTGACCGCGCCGCCCTTCAGGCGGAGCTCTTCAGCGATGACTATCTCATCCGCCGCCCTCTGCTGGAGGCGATGCAGCCCGATCCCGCTGGCGCGCCAATCCTTCTTATTGATGAGTTGGACCGTACCGATGAACCGTTCGAGGCGTTCCTGCTGGAGGCGCTCAGCGATTTCCAGGTCACCATCCCCGAACTCGGCACCATCAAGGCGCCGGAACCCCCCATTGTGATCCTGACCTCCAACCGCACCCGCGAGGTGCATGACGCGCTGAAACGGCGCTGCCTCTATCACTGGGTCGACTACCCGGATTTCGACCGCGAGATGGAGATCCTGACCGCCCGCGCCCCCGGTCTGGCACCGCGGCTGTCGCAGGAGGTCGTGGCCTTCGTGCAGGCCTTGCGCACCGAAGATCTCTTCAAACATCCCGGCATTGCCGAGACAATTGATTGGGCCAATTGCCTATTGGCGTTGGATGTCATTGATCTGTCGCCTGAGGTGATTGCCGACACGCTTGGGGCCATTCTGAAATATCAGGATGATATCAGCCGTCTGCAGGGCTCTGAGGCGAAGCGCATTCTGGATCAGGCGCGCGCGACGCTGGGTCCTGCGTGA
- the pyrC gene encoding dihydroorotase: MTVQLTIPRPDDWHLHLRDGAMLKAVLPETARDFARAIIMPNLVPPVVTGDQAAAYRDRILAALPDGMEFEPLMTLYLTEDTDPEDVAAAHASGLIKAVKLYPAGATTNSASGVSNFDKVRGVLETMADIGLPLCTHGEVTDHDIDIFDREAVFIDRVLDPIRRATPSLRVVMEHITTKNAADYVSSQEQDLGATITTHHLIINRNHILAGGIKPHYYCLPVAKREEHRLALRAAATSGDKRFFLGTDSAPHTDPNKLSACGCAGCFTATNTMPLLAHVFEEDSALDKLAGFASENGPEFYRLPVNTESLTLKKQDSPVAFPAQIETEDGPVTVFDPGFDVFWKVA, encoded by the coding sequence ATGACCGTTCAGCTCACCATCCCCCGCCCCGATGACTGGCATCTGCATCTGCGCGATGGCGCAATGCTAAAGGCCGTTCTGCCTGAAACCGCCCGCGATTTTGCCCGCGCCATCATCATGCCGAATCTGGTGCCGCCGGTGGTGACAGGGGATCAGGCCGCAGCCTACCGCGACCGCATTCTGGCCGCCCTGCCCGATGGCATGGAATTTGAGCCGCTGATGACGCTCTACCTGACTGAGGACACCGACCCGGAGGATGTGGCGGCAGCTCATGCCAGCGGTCTGATCAAAGCCGTGAAGCTCTACCCGGCCGGGGCCACCACCAACTCCGCCTCCGGCGTCAGCAATTTTGACAAGGTGCGCGGCGTGCTGGAAACCATGGCCGACATCGGCCTGCCGCTTTGCACCCATGGTGAGGTGACGGACCACGACATCGACATCTTCGATCGCGAGGCAGTGTTTATCGACCGGGTGCTGGATCCGATCCGCCGCGCAACCCCCAGCCTGCGCGTGGTGATGGAACATATCACCACCAAGAATGCTGCCGATTATGTGAGCAGTCAGGAGCAGGACCTCGGCGCGACGATCACGACCCATCACCTGATCATCAACCGCAATCACATTCTGGCTGGCGGCATCAAGCCGCACTACTATTGCCTGCCTGTGGCCAAGCGCGAGGAGCACCGTCTGGCCCTGCGCGCGGCTGCGACCTCTGGCGACAAGCGGTTCTTCCTCGGGACAGATTCTGCGCCACATACCGACCCCAACAAGCTCAGCGCCTGCGGCTGTGCCGGCTGTTTCACCGCTACCAACACCATGCCGCTGCTGGCGCATGTGTTTGAAGAAGACAGCGCGCTGGACAAGCTGGCAGGCTTTGCCTCTGAAAACGGACCGGAATTCTACCGTCTGCCCGTCAACACCGAGAGCCTCACTCTGAAGAAACAGGACAGCCCGGTTGCCTTCCCCGCACAAATCGAGACCGAAGATGGCCCGGTTACCGTCTTTGATCCCGGTTTTGATGTGTTCTGGAAGGTCGCCTGA
- a CDS encoding glycosyltransferase family 2 protein → MRTLAVTCVKNEGAFLLEWIAHHKAVGFSDILVLSNDCTDGTDRMLDRLDELGHVTHLRNDGPYDKGGIQFTGLKKADKHRLMRKADWVMALDVDEFVNIHAGEGRLADLHAALPDADAITLTWRLFGNGETVRYQDQPVTNSFTRCAPEVIHWPWRAAMFKTLYRNDGTYRKLGVHRPRSPDDGATLEGFRWFDGSGRELDQGFKTQRIYSDYGQPNFDLVQLNHYPLGSMESYVLKAERGRVNRPGDLGMDYWVERNFNTDEDESIARYRPAREAIADLLREDAKLSKLHERAVQWRHDRFRRLMQQEDYRTLFSRLLMTPPSRLISPGTARTLTGFATLGRHGAPQGGGKSD, encoded by the coding sequence ATGCGAACACTGGCCGTGACATGTGTGAAGAACGAAGGCGCTTTCCTGCTCGAATGGATTGCCCATCATAAGGCGGTGGGCTTCAGCGATATCCTCGTCCTCTCCAACGACTGCACGGATGGCACCGACCGGATGTTGGACCGTCTGGATGAGCTAGGCCATGTCACCCACCTGCGCAACGATGGCCCCTATGACAAGGGCGGCATCCAGTTCACCGGGCTGAAGAAGGCCGACAAACACCGTCTGATGCGCAAGGCGGACTGGGTGATGGCGCTGGATGTGGATGAGTTTGTCAATATCCATGCAGGCGAGGGTCGGCTGGCGGATCTTCACGCAGCGCTGCCCGATGCGGATGCCATCACCCTGACCTGGCGGTTGTTCGGCAATGGCGAGACGGTGCGCTATCAGGACCAGCCGGTGACGAACAGCTTCACCCGCTGCGCGCCGGAGGTGATCCACTGGCCGTGGCGCGCGGCCATGTTCAAGACGCTCTATCGCAACGATGGCACCTATCGCAAACTGGGGGTGCATCGCCCGCGCAGCCCCGACGACGGCGCCACCCTAGAGGGGTTTCGCTGGTTCGATGGTTCCGGGCGGGAACTGGATCAGGGGTTCAAGACGCAGCGGATCTATTCCGACTACGGGCAGCCGAATTTCGATCTGGTGCAGCTGAACCACTATCCGCTGGGATCAATGGAAAGCTATGTGCTGAAGGCCGAGCGGGGGCGGGTCAACCGTCCGGGTGATCTGGGTATGGATTACTGGGTCGAACGCAATTTCAACACCGATGAAGATGAGAGTATTGCCCGCTATCGCCCTGCCCGCGAGGCCATTGCCGATCTGCTGCGCGAAGATGCCAAACTGTCGAAACTGCATGAGCGCGCCGTGCAGTGGCGTCACGACCGGTTTCGCAGGCTGATGCAGCAGGAAGACTATCGCACGCTGTTCTCGCGCCTGCTGATGACACCGCCCTCACGGCTGATCAGCCCCGGCACCGCGCGCACGCTCACCGGGTTTGCCACGCTGGGTCGCCATGGCGCACCGCAGGGCGGCGGCAAGAGCGACTGA
- a CDS encoding vWA domain-containing protein, with product MPEYPPLPLPETPRLAQNITHFARALRRAGLPIGPGRVAEAVAAVAAAGFTSKQDFYWTLHACFVSKPEHRQVFAQIFRLYWRDPRFLEHMMAAMLPAIRGTQEETAAKPAQKRAAEALLDGAEAPDRPEPPPDQDQPEQLELSAELTMSREERLRQLDFEQMSTAEVAEAKRMLAKMQLPIRPIQSRRLIASATGNRINWRRTMAQAARQGGEVTTLARAQRRVRWPNLVVICDISGSMSQYSRLILHFLHAVANRKGPGWARVHGFTFGTRLTNITRHLAQRDVDAALAAAGAEAQDWEGGTRIGACLHDFNRDWSRRVMGQGAVVLLITDGLDRDDTDQLSAEMQRLHLSARRLIWLNPLLRFDGFAPRARGIRAMLPHVDSFRAGHSIAALQDLADVLTRAEDSGEKRRLMQMLASE from the coding sequence ATGCCTGAATACCCGCCGTTGCCCTTGCCGGAAACACCACGGCTGGCGCAGAATATCACCCATTTTGCGCGTGCCTTACGCCGTGCCGGGCTGCCCATCGGCCCCGGCAGGGTGGCCGAAGCGGTTGCGGCGGTTGCGGCGGCAGGCTTCACCTCAAAGCAGGATTTCTACTGGACACTGCACGCTTGCTTTGTCTCCAAACCTGAACATCGTCAGGTCTTTGCGCAGATTTTTCGCCTTTATTGGCGCGATCCGCGCTTTCTGGAGCACATGATGGCGGCGATGTTGCCCGCGATCCGGGGCACGCAGGAAGAGACCGCCGCCAAACCCGCCCAGAAACGCGCCGCTGAAGCCCTGCTGGACGGGGCCGAGGCCCCAGATCGTCCGGAACCACCCCCGGATCAGGATCAGCCCGAGCAGCTGGAGCTGAGCGCCGAACTTACCATGTCGCGAGAGGAACGGCTGCGGCAGCTCGACTTTGAGCAGATGAGCACCGCCGAAGTGGCCGAGGCGAAGCGGATGCTGGCCAAGATGCAGCTGCCCATCCGCCCGATCCAGTCCCGCCGCCTGATCGCCTCCGCCACTGGCAACCGCATCAACTGGCGACGCACCATGGCGCAGGCCGCTCGTCAGGGCGGCGAGGTGACCACTCTCGCGCGGGCTCAGCGCCGGGTGCGCTGGCCCAACCTGGTGGTGATCTGCGATATCTCCGGCTCAATGAGCCAATATTCCCGCCTGATCCTGCACTTCCTGCATGCGGTCGCCAATCGCAAGGGGCCGGGCTGGGCGCGTGTGCATGGCTTTACCTTCGGCACGAGGCTCACCAATATCACCCGCCATCTGGCGCAACGCGATGTTGATGCCGCCCTTGCAGCCGCCGGGGCAGAGGCGCAGGACTGGGAAGGCGGCACCAGGATCGGCGCCTGCCTGCACGATTTCAACCGCGACTGGTCGCGCCGGGTGATGGGGCAGGGCGCGGTGGTGCTGCTGATCACCGATGGGCTGGACCGCGACGATACCGACCAGCTCAGCGCCGAAATGCAGCGGCTGCATCTCTCCGCGCGCCGTCTGATCTGGCTAAACCCCTTACTGCGCTTCGACGGGTTTGCGCCTAGGGCACGCGGAATCCGCGCGATGTTGCCCCATGTGGACAGCTTTCGCGCGGGCCATTCGATTGCGGCTCTGCAGGATCTGGCGGATGTCCTCACCCGCGCGGAGGACAGCGGCGAAAAACGGCGGCTGATGCAGATGTTGGCGAGTGAATAA